The sequence NNNNNNNNNNNNNNNNNNNNNNNNNNNNNNNNNNNNNNNNNNNNNNNNNNNNNNNNNNNNNNNNNNNNNNNNNNNNNNNNNNNNNNNNNNNNNNNNNNNNNNNNNNNNNNNNNNNNNNNNNNNNNNNNNNNNNNNNNNNNNNNNNNNNNNNNNNNNNNNNNNNNNNNNNNNNNNNNNNNNNNNNNNNNNNNNNNNNNNNNNNNNNNNNNNNNNNNNNNNNNNNNNNNNNNNNNNNNNNNNNNNNNNNNNNNNNNNNNNNNNNNNNNNNNNNNNNNNNNNNNNNNNNNNNNNNNNNNNNNNNNNNNNNNNNNNNNNNNNNNNNNNNNNNNNNNNNNNNNNNNNNNNNNNNNNNNNNNNNNNNNNNNNNNNNNNNNNNNNNNNNNNNNNNNNNNNNNNNNNNNNNNNNNNNNNNNNNNNNNNNNNNNNNNNNNNNNNNNNNNNNNNNNNNNNNNNNNNNNNNNNNNNNNNNNNNNNNNNNNNNNNNNNNNNNNNNNNNNNNNNNNNNNNNNNNNNNNNNNNNNNNNNNNNNNNNNNNNNNNNNNNNNNNNNNNNNNNNNNNNNNNNNNNNNNNNNNNNNNNNNNNNNNNNNNNNNNNNNNNNNNNNNNNNNNNNNNNNNNNNNNNNNNNNNNNNNNNNNNNNNNNNNNNNNNNNNNNNNNNNNNNNNNNNNNNNNNNNNNNNNNNNNNNNNNNNNNNNNNNNNNNNNNNNNNNNNNNNNNNNNNNNNNNNNNNNNNNNNNNNNNNNNNNNNNNNNNNNNNNNNNNNNNNNNNNNNNNNNNNNNNNNNNNNNNNNNNNNNNNNNNNNNNNNNNNNNNNNNNNNNNNNNNNNNNNNNNNNNNNNNNNNNNNNNNNNNNNNNNNNNNNNNNNNNNNNNNNNNNNNNNNNNNNNNNNNNNNNNNNNNNNNNNNNNNNNNNNNNNNNNNNNNNNNNNNNNNNNNNNNNNNNNNNNNNNNNNNNNNNNNNNNNNNNNNNNNNNNNNNNNNNNNNNNNNNNNNNNNNNNNNNNNNNNNNNNNNNNNNNNNNNNNNNNNNNNNNNNNNNNNNNNNNNNNNNNNNNNNNNNNNNNNNNNNNNNNNNNNNNNNNNNNNNNNNNNNNNNNNNNNNNNNNNNNNNNNNNNNNNNNNNNNNNNNNNNNNNNNNNNNNNNNNNNNNNNNNNNNNNNNNNNNNNNNNNNNNNNNNNNNNNNNNNNNNNNNNNNNNNNNNNNNNNNNNNNNNNNNNNNNNNNNNNNNNNNNNNNNNNNNNNNNNNNNNNNNNNNNNNNNNNNNNNNNNNNNNNNNNNNNNNNNNNNNNNNNNNNNNNNNNNNNNNNNNNNNNNNNNNNNNNNNNNNNNNNNNNNNNNNNNNNNNNNNNNNNNNNNNNNNNNNNNNNNNNNNNNNNNNNNNNNNNNNNNNNNNNNNNNNNNNNNNNNNNNNNNNNNNNNNNNNNNNNNNNNNNNNNNNNNNNNNNNNNNNNNNNNNNNNNNNNNNNNNNNNNNNNNNNNNNNNNNNNNNNNNNNNNNNNNNNNNNNNNNNNNNNNNNNNNNNNNNNNNNNNNNNNNNNNNNNNNNNNNNNNNNNNNNNNNNNNNNNNNNNNNNNNNNNNNNNNNNNNNNNNNNNNNNNNNNNNNNNNNNNNNNNNNNNNNNNNNNNNNNNNNNNNNNNNNNNNNNNNNNNNNNNNNNNNNNNNNNNNNNNNNNNNNNNNNNNNNNNNNNNNNNNNNNNNNNNNNNNNNNNNNNNNNNNNNNNNNNNNNNNNNNNNNNNNNNNNNNNNNNNNNNNNNNNNNNNNNNNNNNNNNNNNNNNNNNNNNNNNNNNNNNNNNNNNNNNNNNNNNNNNNNNNNNNNNNNNNNNNNNNNNNNNNNNNNNNNNNNNNNNNNNNNNNNNNNNNNNNNNNNNNNNNNNNNNNNNNNNNNNNNNNNNNNNNNNNNNNNNNNNNNNNNNNNNNNNNNNNNNNNNNNNNNNNNNNNNNNNNNNNNNNNNNNNNNNNNNNNNNNNNNNNNNNNNNNNNNNNNNNNNNNNNNNNNNNNNNNNNNNNNNNNNNNNNNNNNNNNNNNNNNNNNNNNNNNNNNNNNNNNNNNNNNNNNNNNNNNNNNNNNNNNNNNNNNNNNNNNNNNNNNNNNNNNNNNNNNNNNNNNNNNNNNNNNNNNNNNNNNNNNNNNNNNNNNNNNNNNNNNNNNNNNNNNNNNNNNNNNNNNNNNNNNNNNNNNNNNNNNNNNNNNNNNNNNNNNNNNNNNNNNNNNNNNNNNNNNNNNNNNNNNNNNNNNNNNNNNNNNNNNNNNNNNNNNNNNNNNNNNNNNNNNNNNNNNNNNNNNNNNNNNNNNNNNNNNNNNNNNNNNNNNNNNNNNNNNNNNNNNNNNNNNNNNNNNNNNNNNNNNNNNNNNNNNNNNNNNNNNNNNNNNNNNNNNNNNNNNNNNNNNNNNNNNNNNNNNNNNNNNNNNNNNNNNNNNNNNNNNNNNNNNNNNNNNNNNNNNNNNNNNNNNNNNNNNNNNNNNNNNNNNNNNNNNNNNNNNNNNNNNNNNNNNNNNNNNNNNNNNNNNNNNNNNNNNNNNNNNNNNNNNNNNNNNNNNNNNNNNNNNNNNNNNNNNNNNNNNNNNNNNNNNNNNNNNNNNNNNNNNNNNNNNNNNNNNNNNNNNNNNNNNNNNNNNNNNNNNNNNNNNNNNNNNNNNNNNNNNNNNNNNNNNNNNNNNNNNNNNNNNNNNNNNNNNNNNNNNNNNNNNNNNNNNNNNNNNNNNNNNNNNNNNNNNNNNNNNNNNNNNNNNNNNNNNNNNNNNNNNNNNNNNNNNNNNNNNNNNNNNNNNNNNNNNNNNNNNNNNNNNNNNNNNNNNNNNNNNNNNNNNNNNNNNNNNNNNNNNNNNNNNNNNNNNNNNNNNNNNNNNNNNNNNNNNNNNNNNNNNNNNNNNNNNNNNNNNNNNNNNNNNNNNNNNNNNNNNNNNNNNNNNNNNNNNNNNNNNNNNNNNNNNNNNNNNNNNNNNNNNNNNNNNNNNNNNNNNNNNNNNNNNNNNNNNNNNNNNNNNNNNNNNNNNNNNNNNNNNNNNNNNNNNNNNNNNNNNNNNNNNNNNNNNNNNNNNNNNNNNNNNNNNNNNNNNNNNNNNNNNNNNNNNNNNNNNNNNNNNNNNNNNNNNNNNNNNNNNNNNNNNNNNNNNNNNNNNNNNNNNNNNNNNNNNNNNNNNNNNNNNNNNNNNNNNNNNNNNNNNNNNNNNNNNNNNNNNNNNNNNNNNNNNNNNNNNNNNNNNNNNNNNNNNNNNNNNNNNNNNNNNNNNNNNNNNNNNNNNNNNNNNNNNNNNNNNNNNNNNNNNNNNNNNNNNNNNNNNNNNNNNNNNNNNNNNNNNNNNNNNNNNNNNNNNNNNNNNNNNNNNNNNNNNNNNNNNNNNNNNNNNNNNNNNNNNNNNNNNNNNNNNNNNNNNNNNNNNNNNNNNNNNNNNNNNNNNNNNNNNNNNNNNNNNNNNNNNNNNNNNNNNNNNNNNNNNNNNNNNNNNNNNNNNNNNNNNNNNNNNNNNNNNNNNNNNNNNNNNNNNNNNNNNNNNNNNNNNNNNNNNNNNNNNNNNNNNNNNNNNNNNNNNNNNNNNNNNNNNNNNNNNNNNNNNNNNNNNNNNNNNNNNNNNNNNNNNNNNNNNNNNNNNNNNNNNNNNNNNNNNNNNNNNNNNNNNNNNNNNNNNNNNNNNNNNNNNNNNNNNNNNNNNNNNNNNNNNNNNNNNNNNNNNNNNNNNNNNNNNNNNNNNNNNNNNNNNNNNNNNNNNNNNNNNNNNNNNNNNNNNNNNNNNNNNNNNNNNNNNNNNNNNNNNNNNNNNNNNNNNNNNNNNNNNNNNNNNNNNNNNNNNNNNNNNNNNNNNNNNNNNNNNNNNNNNNNNNNNNNNNNNNNNNNNNNNNNNNNNNNNNNNNNNNNNNNNNNNNNNNNNNNNNNNNNNNNNNNNNNNNNNNNNNNNNNNNNNNNNNNNNNNNNNNNNNNNNNNNNNNNNNNNNNNNNNNNNNNNNNNNNNNNNNNNNNNNNNNNNNNNNNNNNNNNNNNNNNNNNNNNNNNNNNNNNNNNNNNNNNNNNNNNNNNNNNNNNNNNNNNNNNNNNNNNNNNNNNNNNNNNNNNNNNNNNNNNNNNNNNNNNNNNNNNNNNNNNNNNNNNNNNNNNNNNNNNNNNNNNNNNNNNNNNNNNNNNNNNNNNNNNNNgtatgtactgtacctttacaaaacactcattgattgattgaagaaaattgttgtaactgtatgcatactagtacatgactgatgaacctcttcaacgatactCTTTTTATCTCTTTACAACAATGTAGACTTTTTGTAGCTACACATTTAGTACTTGCAATATTTTGATGTTTTCCAGTCTTACCTCCTTCTTCTCCTTGTCAGCAGCCTTGTGCTGTTCCCTCTGCCAGatcttcttctgtttcttcAGCTGGGCCTGAGAAACTGGCTCCCATCTCTGGGGCAAACAATtcataattcatattaattaattatcataataaaacTTAATAACCAGGGTTCTGTCCAGCTGCATTTTTTCAATAATTTGGGCAACCATGCATCTGTGATCTATCCTATAATTTTGTCTGTCAATAGCAACAAGATAGAGCCCTACTCAAatgatctacattgtatatctctGTCATATTTTGTTGACACTTGTACctctttttttcacaatctTAATGATCAGATGCAGAGGCATGCATGTCAATTTTACATGTAGCTTCTCATTCATGAActaaggttcaaactataaatGTTCGGATAGACATACACTGTACATCAatatcacttttcttttttatcacatttcacCAACGATGAATGGAATATGGGACGACTTTGTAAACTGGAGTTCAAAGAAAACGTTTACCTGTCCCTCTTTCTTTCCATCAACCAAGATGGACGGAAATGGCTCTTTTCCTGCATGTCTGATGGCCTGTTGAAAAATGACATTGTCTTGATTAGTTCTTTATTACCATCTTAAAAACTGTCAATATGGGACAACTTAACAAAGTTGAGACCAAAATACAATATCTATCTTTCGACACATTATAGAAAGTTCAACATACCTGTAAGACAGTCTTGAAGGGTTTCCCCTGGGTACCATCACCTGAGTCATCATTACCCTCCTTCTCAGAGGTGTACAGTTCACCTGGGGATGTGGTGATGAGAATTACACAACAATGAATGCTAAGACATAACTTATCTTATACATCTTCATtatgcattttgt comes from Branchiostoma floridae strain S238N-H82 chromosome 2, Bfl_VNyyK, whole genome shotgun sequence and encodes:
- the LOC118431808 gene encoding asparagine--tRNA ligase, cytoplasmic-like; amino-acid sequence: MEDMAEQAQNMTIGELYTSEKEGNDDSGDGTQGKPFKTVLQAIRHAGKEPFPSILVDGKKEGQRWEPVSQAQLKKQKKIWQREQHKAADKEKKEVRLENIKILQVLNV